A window of Pusillimonas sp. DMV24BSW_D genomic DNA:
TTGGTATAGAACAAGCAGTCATCAAACGCAGACCAAGGACGGCCGGCAAAGATAACTGCCCGACTGATACGGACATGCAGTCAGTTTCTGAGCAAAGGCGCTTGCACCAAGGAATTTTGGTGTAGGCGCCTTTTTTGCATTTACGGTCCCTAAAACCATTGATGAGCTGGAGTGAAGTATGAAACCCAATGATCTTTCCAACGAACGTTTCACCGGGAAACCACGCCTGATCGTGATTGGCAATGGCATGGTCGGACAACGACTGCTGGAAGAACTCATGCAACTAGGCGCGCGTTATGACATTACTGTTTTCAGCGGCGAGCCCCACCTTGCATACGACCGGGTACAGCTTAGCCAGTGCTTTAACGGCTCTTCGCCGGACGATATCAAACTAACGGATGAAACTTTTTTCCACCACCACGGCATAACATTGCTGCACAACCAACCGGTAGCGTGGATAGATCGAAAAAAGCAATGCGTTTATACGGCGCAGGAGAGCGTCTACCCTTACGACAAACTGGTTCTGGCTACAGGATCAAACCCATTCATACCACCCATCGAGGGCAACGACCAACCCGGATGCCTACCTTATCGCTCGTTAACCGACATTGACGCGATTCGACACTGGGCTCAAGGAGCCCGCAGGGGAGTGGTGATCGGTGGTGGCTTGTTGGGTCTGGAAGCCGCGCGTGCGTTACATAGCCTGGGTCTCGACACACATGTTGTCGAGTTTTCCGGCCATTTGATGGCCATGCAGATTGACGAATCGGGTGGACAACTGTTACGCAACAAAATCGAAGCTATGGGCATTCATGTTCACACGCGTAAAATGACACGAGCCATCTCCACAGGCTTATCGTCCCGTTACCGCTTACGCTTCGCCGAGGGCGATTTCCTGGAAACTGACATGGTGGTCTTCTCGGCCGGCATCCGGCCATGCGACCAACTTGCACGCAACTGCGGCCTGGTCATCGGCGAACGCGGCGGCATCACAATTGATGCGCATTGCCGCAGTTCCGACACAAATATTTATGCCATTGGTGAAGTCGCCAGCTGGAACGGTAATACATTCGGCCTTGTGGCACCCGGGTACGAAATGGCACGCGTTTGTGCCGCACACCTGAGCGGCAATGATGCGACCCTTTTCAAGGGCGCCACACCCAGCACCAAACTGAAACTGCTGGGCGTTGAAGTAGGTTCTATCGGAGATGCTCACGGTACTACGCCAAACAGTGTGAAATGCGTGTTCGAAGACGCCCTTGAAGGAGTCTACAAAAAACTGGTGCTTGATGCCTCCGGCAAACGGTTGTTAGGCGCCGTGCTGGTTGGCGATACGTCATCATTTGCGATCCTGGATCAGTATTTCAGCAATGCGCTTGCAATGCCTTCCAAACCCGCCGCGCTCATCAGTCCAAAAACGGCAAACGAACCCGGACCAGGTATTGATAACCTGCCAGACAGCGCACAAATCTGTTCGTGCAATAACGTAAACAAAGCCGACTTATGCAGTGCCATTGCCAACGGTTCGACACAACTTGACGATCTGAAAGCAAGTACACGCGCAGCCACCTCTTGCGGTGGCTGCGCAACCCTGGTCAAACAAGTCTTTGATTCGGAGCTGACGCGGCTTGGAATGACCGTTGACAAAAGCCTGTGCGAACACTTTACCTATAGCCGCCAGGAGATCTACCACCTTGTTCGTGTCAACGGAATCCGCGACTTCAACACACTGATACAACGCTTTGGCAAAGGTCGCGGCTGCGATATCTGCAAACCAACTGTTGCATCCATTCTGGCCTCCTGCTGGAACGACTATATTCTTGCGAAAGAACACGCAACACTACAAGACACCAATGATGCATACCTAGGAAATCTGCAAAAAGATGGTACCTATTCAGTCGTACCGCGCATTCCCGGCGGCGAAATCACCCCAGAAAAACTGATCGTGATTGGTGAAGTAGCACGTCGATACAAGCTATACACGAAAATCACCGGAGGTCAACGCATTGACTTGTTCGGCGCACGCTTGGAACAACTACCCGAAATCTGGGAAGTATTGATCA
This region includes:
- the nirB gene encoding nitrite reductase large subunit NirB, giving the protein MKPNDLSNERFTGKPRLIVIGNGMVGQRLLEELMQLGARYDITVFSGEPHLAYDRVQLSQCFNGSSPDDIKLTDETFFHHHGITLLHNQPVAWIDRKKQCVYTAQESVYPYDKLVLATGSNPFIPPIEGNDQPGCLPYRSLTDIDAIRHWAQGARRGVVIGGGLLGLEAARALHSLGLDTHVVEFSGHLMAMQIDESGGQLLRNKIEAMGIHVHTRKMTRAISTGLSSRYRLRFAEGDFLETDMVVFSAGIRPCDQLARNCGLVIGERGGITIDAHCRSSDTNIYAIGEVASWNGNTFGLVAPGYEMARVCAAHLSGNDATLFKGATPSTKLKLLGVEVGSIGDAHGTTPNSVKCVFEDALEGVYKKLVLDASGKRLLGAVLVGDTSSFAILDQYFSNALAMPSKPAALISPKTANEPGPGIDNLPDSAQICSCNNVNKADLCSAIANGSTQLDDLKASTRAATSCGGCATLVKQVFDSELTRLGMTVDKSLCEHFTYSRQEIYHLVRVNGIRDFNTLIQRFGKGRGCDICKPTVASILASCWNDYILAKEHATLQDTNDAYLGNLQKDGTYSVVPRIPGGEITPEKLIVIGEVARRYKLYTKITGGQRIDLFGARLEQLPEIWEVLINAGFESGHAYGKALRTAKSCVGSTWCRYGVQDSVSMAIRLEERYRGIRAPHKIKMAASGCTRECAEAQSKDVGIIATENGWNLYVCGNGGMRPRHAELLATDLNDQELIRTIDRFLMFYIQTADRLQRTSTWRENLEGGLDYIKDVVLNDSLGLANELENQMQALVDRYECEWAATIKDKEALKRFRSLINDTTPDEQIVHVIERGQPRPATLRERAEKLASTLTE